Part of the Streptomyces sp. NBC_00457 genome, GTCACCGGCCACGTCTTCAACGCCGGACACGACCTCGCCGAAGAGGTACCCGACGAGATGGCCGACGTCGTACTGCCCTTCCTGCGATGAGCGTTCATCGCCGCCCACCGAACTCCCAGTCGTGCACCTCGACCGCGGCGTACCGTTCCGCCGTCAGGACGGCCCGTGCCGTGGCCGGGTCCGATGCCCTGAGCAGCACGGCCGTACCCAGCCAGGTGGCGCCGTCGTCGGAGAGCAGTGGCCCGTACGCGATCAGCTCGTCCCGGTCGGGCGGTAGGGCGACATCGGCGGCCGGCCCTGAGCCCAAGCCGAGCACCAGGTACCGATTGCCGTCGCTCGGGCCACCGGGGAAGTCCCACATGGTGCGCCCCAGCAGGTTGCGCCACCGGCGCAGCAGCACGTCCCGGTAAGCGCCGGCCTGATAGTTGGGCTCGTCGAAGGCGAACGCGCGGGCGGCGGCGGCATCCGGCAGGTCGACGATGTGCACGCTGCCTGTGGGCGTTTCGCCGTCGTCGGCGAAGGTCGGGCCGCGCGCGATCAGCTCCTTCGCGTACCGGTCCATGTACGACCAGTGCTCTTCCAGCAACGCGTGGCGCAGCGTGGCAGATCCGGGCCGGTCGCGGTGGTAGCAGAAGTACTCCATGCCCCAGACCCTCCCCAACGTACGGCAGCAACTCAACAGACTTTCGCAGCGATCCGACAGCTCAGAAGCCCTCGTCGATCACCTTTTCCCGCATCAGCCCCTCCAACTCCTTGTCCGACAGCGGGTGGAGGGTGTCCAGGAGACGGCGCAGGCCGGGTGCGTCGAGGGACTTGCTGGAGACCTGGACCTCCGCGTCGCGGTGGCGGCGGGTGAGGGTGATGTCGCGGGTGCCGCCGGGGATGCCGTCGATCACGCGCATATCGCCGTCCGTGTCCACCGTGCAGGTCGCGTCCTTCCCCAAGAACTCGGGGCACCGCGGTGTCGGCGTGAGTGGCCGGCGCACCGTGAGGGCCACATACCCGTCCTGCTGAACGGAGTGGTACTCAATGCTGAAGGAGGCAGGGCCGACCACGGCACGGGCTCCTCGCATGCCGGACGGCGTAGCGATCACGTACAGCAGCTCCGGATGCTCCCGGTACCGCGCCACCTCCGCCGCGTGCCGACGCTGCTGCGCCTGCGCCGGGCCGACGAAGCCCCCATAGACCACGCCGGCCGCCAGCGCGGCCACCGCCCCCAGCCGCACCCACCGGCCGGGCACGAAGAAAGCCGCCACCACGGCGTACGGCACCCCCGTCAGCGCGACTCGCGTACCGGCGCTCCCCAGGTCGACGTCCCCACCGTAGGCACCCACGCCCGCCAGGACGCCGAGCGTCCCGAGGGCGAAGACCAGGACCGCCCAGCCGAGCCGCCCGGGCGCGGAGTCGCACAGCGGCACCACAGTCCGGGCCGGTATGCCCGCCGTGGCCAGCAAGCCCACCGTCAGCGGTACAGCCAACAAGAAGAGCAGCACAGTCGCACCGGACCCACCGCTCCAGCCCGTCACCACCACCCCGAAGCCGAGCACCGGCACCGCGGCCGCCATCGTCGCCCAGACCAGAAGGAGATGCAGAGCCGTCAGCGTCCCTCTGCCACGCGTCATGCCCGAAGCGTGCCAGCCCGTGTCCCGGCGCACATGAGTACTCCTACTCAGCACGTCCGCCCCCCGCGGGGAGGAAGCGCTCCACCGACGCCACCCCCCAACCACCCCCGCCAACTCCCCTGAGATCCTTGCCCCGTGCCGAATCCCACCCCCGTCACCCCCGACGCTCCCGTCCCGATACCCGACCCCCTGCTCACCCAGCACTGGCTCGACCTCTGCTTCATCCACTGGGCCGTCGAACCGGACGTGGTGGCACCGCTGTTGCCGACAGGCACCGTGCCCGACACTTACGACGGGATGACGTACGTCGGGCTGGTCGCGTTCCGGATGGACAAGGTGGGGTGGCTGCGGCTGCCGGGGGTGCCGTACTTCGGGTCGTTCCCGG contains:
- a CDS encoding YciI family protein gives rise to the protein MEYFCYHRDRPGSATLRHALLEEHWSYMDRYAKELIARGPTFADDGETPTGSVHIVDLPDAAAARAFAFDEPNYQAGAYRDVLLRRWRNLLGRTMWDFPGGPSDGNRYLVLGLGSGPAADVALPPDRDELIAYGPLLSDDGATWLGTAVLLRASDPATARAVLTAERYAAVEVHDWEFGGRR